The Coffea arabica cultivar ET-39 chromosome 1e, Coffea Arabica ET-39 HiFi, whole genome shotgun sequence genome has a window encoding:
- the LOC113735905 gene encoding nifU-like protein 1, chloroplastic produces MNMAAAAAAAASSRTTTNLLVPPFQVPSHRRLPNISYHFSFSSSNSTSTSTPPPLPFSITATDNTKKKKKKTTRRMKMSSSASGSQGLYSAADQFELTPENVDLVLQDVRPYLIADGGNVDVVSVQNGIVSLKLQGACGSCPSSTTTMKLGIERVLKEKFGDAIKEICQVYDEQIDETTVEAVDGHLDILRPAIKNYGGSIQVLSVEGGDCVVKYAGPESIGLGIKAAIREKFPDIANVVLTD; encoded by the exons ATGAATATGGcagcggcggcggcggcggcagCAAGCAGCCGCACCACCACCAATTTACTTGTACCACCATTCCAAGTTCCATCCCATCGAAGATTACCCAATATTAGCTAccacttttccttttcttcttcaaattcaacttcaacttcaacgCCGCCGCCCCTGCCCTTCTCAATTACTGCTACTGATAAcaccaagaagaagaagaagaagactacGAGGAGGATGAAGATGAGCTCGTCAGCAAGTGGGTCCCAGGGACTCTACTCCGCCGCCGACCAATTTGAGCTTACCCCGGAAAATGTCGATTTGGTTCTCCAAGACGTGCGTCCTTACTTGATCGCCGACGGGGGAAACGTCGACGTTGTATCCGTTCAAAACGGCATCGTCTCTCTCAAGCTTCAAG GGGCATGTGGAAGTTGTCCTAGTTCAACTACAACGATGAAGTTGGGGATTGAAAGAGTACTCAAGGAAAAATTTGGTGATGCTATCAAGGAAATTTGCCAGGTGTATGATGAGCAAATAGACGAGACCACTGTTGAG GCAGTGGACGGTCATCTGGACATACTGAGACCAGCCATTAAGAATTATGGTGGTAGCATACAAGTATTATCTGTTGAGGGAGGGGATTGCGTCGTAAAATATGCGGGGCCTGAGTCTATTGGATTGGGAATCAAAGCAGCAATAAGGGAGAAGTTCCCTGATATTGCGAATGTTGTTCTCACGGACTAG